The following are encoded in a window of Arthrobacter sp. NicSoilB4 genomic DNA:
- a CDS encoding low molecular weight protein-tyrosine-phosphatase produces the protein MTSMSSQYRIITVCTGNICRSPMAELMLAEAIAAEGLAGAVVDSAGITAYEVGRPIDPRAARKLTAHSIPSDRHVAREWRADWFRSRDLILALDVDHFGWLQQAAPDRESLSKIRMLRSFDPAVAGKDPLDQGIEDPWYGGHADFDVTWNLIHAALPGIVAHIRTELAMRRQPNRQHPGSDQPNAQQPLRSIS, from the coding sequence ATGACCTCAATGTCGAGCCAGTACCGGATCATCACGGTCTGCACCGGGAACATCTGCCGGTCGCCGATGGCCGAACTGATGCTCGCGGAGGCCATCGCAGCCGAGGGCCTGGCCGGCGCCGTCGTGGATTCGGCAGGAATCACGGCCTATGAGGTGGGCCGGCCGATTGACCCGCGCGCCGCCCGCAAGCTCACCGCCCACAGCATCCCCTCGGACCGTCATGTGGCGCGCGAATGGCGGGCAGACTGGTTCCGGAGCCGCGATCTCATCCTGGCCCTGGACGTGGACCACTTCGGCTGGCTGCAGCAGGCGGCACCGGACCGCGAGTCCCTGTCCAAAATCAGGATGCTGCGCAGCTTCGATCCGGCCGTCGCGGGCAAGGACCCCCTCGACCAGGGCATCGAAGACCCCTGGTACGGCGGCCACGCGGACTTCGACGTCACCTGGAACCTGATCCACGCGGCGCTCCCCGGGATCGTGGCCCACATCCGGACGGAGCTCGCAATGCGCCGCCAGCCGAACAGGCAGCATCCCGGCAGTGATCAACCCAATGCACAGCAGCCGCTACGCTCTATTTCATGA
- the pabB gene encoding aminodeoxychorismate synthase component I translates to MSPAPVIIAIDGRSGAGKTTLAIELAARLREHHKVSLFHLEDIYPGWNGLAAGIERYASTVLAPLHRGEPAEWVSWDWNAHYDGDTRTTLPAEIVLVEGVGAAAEAARPYLSAVIWADSPEQDRRSRALARDGDSYEPYWDEWAAQEQEWLAQDDVPSHADVLVHNLADGAAPAEVLQALQYLPALSPVLVPELAARRGLELRAERIDGAPDPARLFESLFGSSANAVWLDSSLAPEGNAAAERSRFSILADDGGPFGQSVRHSSGSTRVSIGNASVRTEGPFFRWLDGVWGRRALRGPEGYPCEFILGWLGYLGYELKRETGGSDVRAESPDACLLFAGRAVVLDHVERTVWLLTLDAADAGDWLERARAAAALAAPGHAASGLDGVSGGAGAGAAPLDFTARDSEVAYKSKITEAQFEIAEGNTYEVCLTTALTAELPSSALDPRQAYLALRRRNPAPFASYLRFGDLTVASTSPERFLRIAADGGMRAEPIKGTRHRDADPVQDERLRQELESSPKDRAENIMIVDLLRNDLSHFAVPGSVSVSRLCAIESYATVHQMVSTIDARLRPGMPRAEAVAACFPAGSMTGAPKVSTMAILDRLEGAPRGVYSGAIGYFSLNGATDLAVAIRTLVLSGQTGGGTGLSLGVGGAITADSSPQEEYEEIRTKAFGVLSALGAEFPQD, encoded by the coding sequence ATGAGTCCCGCACCCGTCATCATCGCCATCGACGGACGCTCCGGCGCCGGCAAGACCACCCTGGCGATCGAACTGGCGGCACGGCTCCGCGAGCACCACAAGGTGTCGCTCTTCCACCTTGAGGACATCTACCCCGGCTGGAACGGGCTCGCGGCCGGCATTGAGCGCTACGCGTCGACCGTCCTGGCCCCGTTGCACCGCGGCGAACCGGCCGAGTGGGTCAGCTGGGACTGGAACGCGCACTACGACGGCGACACCCGCACCACCCTCCCCGCCGAGATCGTCCTGGTGGAAGGCGTGGGCGCGGCCGCTGAGGCAGCCCGCCCCTACCTGTCGGCAGTCATCTGGGCCGATTCCCCCGAACAGGACCGGCGCAGCAGGGCCCTGGCCCGGGACGGCGACAGCTATGAACCCTACTGGGATGAGTGGGCCGCGCAGGAGCAGGAGTGGCTGGCCCAGGACGACGTCCCGTCCCATGCCGACGTCCTGGTGCACAACCTTGCCGACGGCGCCGCCCCGGCGGAAGTGCTCCAGGCACTCCAGTACCTCCCGGCGCTTTCCCCGGTGCTGGTCCCTGAGCTTGCCGCCCGCCGCGGCCTCGAACTCCGCGCCGAACGGATCGACGGCGCCCCGGACCCTGCCCGGCTGTTCGAGTCCCTCTTCGGCAGCTCGGCCAATGCCGTCTGGCTCGACTCCTCACTGGCGCCGGAGGGCAACGCCGCGGCGGAACGGAGCCGCTTCAGCATCCTGGCGGACGACGGCGGCCCCTTCGGCCAGTCGGTCCGGCACAGTTCGGGCAGCACCCGGGTGAGCATCGGCAACGCCAGTGTCCGGACCGAGGGCCCCTTCTTCCGCTGGCTCGACGGGGTCTGGGGCCGGCGCGCCCTCCGCGGGCCCGAGGGCTACCCCTGTGAGTTCATCCTGGGCTGGCTCGGCTACCTCGGCTACGAACTTAAACGCGAGACCGGCGGCAGTGATGTGAGGGCCGAATCCCCCGACGCCTGCCTGCTGTTCGCCGGCCGCGCCGTGGTGCTGGACCATGTGGAGCGCACCGTCTGGCTGCTCACCCTGGACGCCGCGGACGCCGGGGACTGGCTCGAAAGGGCCCGCGCGGCCGCTGCCTTGGCGGCACCCGGGCACGCTGCATCCGGGCTGGACGGAGTCAGCGGCGGCGCCGGCGCCGGCGCCGCCCCGCTGGACTTCACCGCACGGGACTCGGAAGTGGCCTACAAGTCAAAGATCACCGAGGCCCAGTTCGAGATTGCCGAGGGCAACACCTACGAGGTCTGCCTGACCACAGCCCTGACGGCGGAGCTGCCCAGCTCGGCGCTGGACCCGCGGCAGGCCTACCTGGCGCTCCGCCGGCGGAATCCGGCCCCATTCGCCAGCTACCTGCGCTTCGGAGACCTCACCGTGGCCAGCACCTCGCCCGAACGGTTCCTGCGGATCGCGGCCGACGGCGGGATGCGCGCCGAGCCGATCAAGGGCACCCGGCACCGGGACGCGGACCCCGTGCAGGACGAACGGCTACGGCAGGAACTCGAATCCTCCCCGAAGGACCGTGCCGAGAACATCATGATCGTTGACCTGCTCCGCAACGATCTCAGCCATTTCGCCGTGCCCGGCTCGGTGTCGGTCAGCCGGCTCTGCGCGATCGAAAGCTACGCCACGGTCCACCAGATGGTGAGCACGATCGATGCCAGGCTCCGGCCCGGCATGCCCCGGGCCGAGGCCGTCGCGGCCTGCTTCCCCGCGGGCTCCATGACCGGCGCCCCGAAGGTCAGCACCATGGCCATCCTGGACCGGCTCGAGGGCGCGCCCCGCGGCGTCTACTCCGGCGCGATCGGCTACTTCTCACTAAACGGCGCCACCGACCTGGCCGTCGCGATCCGGACCCTGGTGCTGAGCGGGCAGACCGGAGGCGGCACCGGACTCAGCCTCGGCGTGGGCGGCGCGATTACGGCGGATTCATCGCCGCAGGAGGAGTACGAGGAGATCCGGACCAAGGCCTTCGGCGTGCTCTCGGCGCTCGGTGCGGAGTTCCCGCAGGACTGA
- the cls gene encoding cardiolipin synthase, translating to MLWPFSLAGSLPSWVILILTVVDLAIRVLALGIIPGNRRPTTAMAWLLIIFFVPAVGLVLFLLFGNFRLSRKRRAQQDAVNTRVRAGTSELAMLESGYDGPEWVSSAAELNKTLGSLPMVDGNHVELLPGYPDSIKAMAAAVRKAESFVNAEFYILSSDHVTDDLLTAMEEAAERGVEVRLLFDHLGTLRIKGYRKLIARLKAGKIRWRPMLPLNPLHGQWRRPDLRNHRKIMVIDGEVAFTGSQNLIEPSYNNPRHRKIGREWVELMACLRGPIVTTLNVVFATDWLSETDESLEGQLAHRPELHAGNITAQVVPSGPGFITENNLRLFNTLIYSAQHKISICSPYFVPDDSLLYAVTTAAQRGVDVELFVSEKGDQLLVHHAQQSYYEALLEAGVRIYLYKAPFVLHAKHFTIDNEVAVLGSSNMDMRSFSLNLEVSVMLLGEDIVRRISAVEDTYRGISRELTLDDWMKRPMGVKYVDNVARLTATLQ from the coding sequence GTGCTGTGGCCGTTTTCGCTGGCGGGATCGCTCCCGTCCTGGGTGATCCTGATCCTGACCGTGGTGGACCTCGCCATCCGAGTGCTTGCCCTCGGCATCATCCCGGGAAACCGCCGTCCAACCACGGCCATGGCCTGGCTGCTGATCATCTTCTTCGTCCCAGCCGTGGGCCTGGTCCTGTTCCTGCTCTTCGGCAACTTCCGGCTCTCCCGCAAACGCCGTGCGCAGCAGGACGCGGTGAACACCCGGGTCCGCGCCGGCACGTCCGAGCTTGCGATGCTCGAAAGCGGCTACGACGGCCCGGAATGGGTGTCCTCCGCGGCGGAACTGAACAAGACGCTGGGCTCGCTGCCGATGGTGGACGGCAACCACGTGGAACTCCTGCCGGGCTACCCGGACTCGATCAAGGCGATGGCGGCCGCAGTCCGGAAAGCGGAGTCCTTCGTCAATGCCGAGTTCTACATTCTGAGCTCGGACCACGTCACCGACGATCTGCTGACCGCGATGGAAGAGGCCGCCGAGCGCGGCGTCGAAGTCCGCCTCCTGTTCGACCACCTGGGAACCCTGCGCATCAAGGGCTACCGCAAGCTGATCGCCCGGCTCAAGGCCGGCAAGATCCGCTGGCGGCCCATGCTGCCGCTGAACCCGCTGCACGGGCAGTGGCGCCGGCCGGACCTGCGCAACCACCGCAAGATCATGGTGATCGACGGCGAGGTGGCTTTCACCGGTTCGCAGAACCTGATCGAGCCCTCCTACAACAACCCCCGCCACCGCAAGATCGGCCGCGAATGGGTCGAGCTGATGGCCTGCCTGCGCGGGCCGATCGTCACGACCCTCAACGTCGTCTTCGCCACCGACTGGCTCAGTGAGACCGACGAGTCGCTCGAGGGTCAGCTCGCGCACCGGCCCGAACTGCACGCCGGCAACATCACGGCCCAGGTGGTGCCCAGCGGCCCCGGCTTCATCACGGAAAACAACCTGCGGCTCTTTAACACGCTCATCTACTCGGCGCAGCACAAGATCTCGATCTGCAGCCCCTACTTCGTCCCGGACGACTCGCTGCTGTACGCGGTGACGACGGCGGCGCAGCGCGGCGTCGACGTCGAACTCTTCGTCTCGGAAAAAGGCGACCAGTTGCTCGTCCACCACGCCCAGCAGTCCTACTACGAGGCGCTCCTGGAGGCCGGGGTGCGGATCTACCTGTACAAGGCCCCGTTCGTCCTCCACGCCAAGCACTTCACCATCGACAACGAGGTGGCCGTGCTGGGTTCGAGCAACATGGACATGCGCTCCTTCTCGCTGAACCTTGAGGTGTCGGTGATGCTCCTGGGCGAGGACATCGTGCGGCGGATCAGCGCGGTGGAGGACACCTACCGGGGCATTTCGCGCGAACTGACCCTCGACGACTGGATGAAGCGGCCGATGGGGGTCAAATACGTGGACAACGTGGCCCGGCTGACGGCCACGCTGCAGTAG
- a CDS encoding aminodeoxychorismate lyase, whose product MTSPAAAPSPATVLVFLDPAFEDGRLADASKPQLMATDQGATRGDGVFESLLAVGGQPRKLQAHLDRLAGSARLLELDIPAEEAWRRAISSAISEYRSLHLPGHGAITDDELVVKLLVTRGVEGAGTPTCWVQASAPGPAGRRQRETGVDVILLDRGYDSEVGERAPWLLMGAKTLSYAVNMAALRYAHAQGADDVIFTSADGRVLEGPTSTVLLAHLETTDDGAGGVRTIRRLITPQLDSGILPGTSQGALFTAARAAGWELGYGPLEPHDLYDADAVWLISSIRLLAPVNHIDGKEIGTPELRRQLTAELNALYATIQ is encoded by the coding sequence ATGACTTCTCCTGCTGCCGCTCCCTCCCCCGCCACGGTGCTGGTCTTCCTCGACCCCGCCTTCGAGGACGGCCGGCTGGCCGATGCGTCCAAGCCGCAGCTGATGGCGACGGACCAGGGCGCCACCCGCGGCGACGGGGTTTTCGAATCGCTGCTGGCCGTGGGCGGGCAGCCCCGCAAGCTCCAGGCGCACCTGGACCGGCTGGCCGGGTCCGCCCGGCTCCTGGAGCTGGACATCCCGGCGGAGGAAGCCTGGCGCCGGGCCATCTCGTCGGCAATCAGCGAGTACCGGAGCCTGCACCTGCCGGGGCACGGGGCCATTACCGACGACGAACTCGTGGTCAAGCTCCTGGTGACCCGCGGCGTCGAAGGCGCGGGGACGCCCACCTGCTGGGTCCAGGCGTCCGCCCCGGGCCCCGCCGGGCGGCGGCAGCGCGAGACCGGGGTCGATGTGATCCTGCTGGACCGCGGCTACGACAGCGAAGTCGGGGAACGGGCCCCGTGGCTGCTTATGGGCGCCAAGACGCTCTCCTACGCCGTCAACATGGCAGCGCTCCGCTACGCCCACGCCCAGGGCGCCGACGACGTCATCTTCACGTCCGCGGACGGCCGGGTCCTGGAGGGCCCGACGTCGACCGTTCTGCTGGCGCATCTGGAGACCACCGACGACGGGGCCGGCGGGGTCCGCACCATCCGCCGCCTCATCACCCCCCAGCTCGACAGCGGGATCCTGCCCGGCACCTCGCAGGGCGCCTTGTTCACCGCGGCCAGGGCCGCCGGCTGGGAGCTGGGCTACGGCCCGCTGGAGCCCCACGACCTGTACGACGCCGACGCCGTCTGGCTGATCTCGAGCATCCGGCTGCTGGCGCCCGTGAACCACATCGACGGCAAGGAAATCGGCACCCCGGAACTGCGCCGGCAGCTCACTGCCGAGCTCAACGCGCTCTACGCCACGATTCAGTAG
- a CDS encoding glycosyltransferase, producing MSWSDPRRGVSTLWDQWPSVSIIVPACNAEASIAACVRSIQLTRYERWELVLVDDGSTDTTAELMAALAAADPRIKVVRQPRAGRAAALNLGSHHSAGDVLIFVDPEATISRRTVDRLLQGFDDESTGAVVGDNRPPGGAPGPVWALPGSGHAVRSLVRQALSAAGLVPASRIVAMPSRVLADVGPFPEGAQNEVLALAWRVRKAGRRVGFVPQAWS from the coding sequence GTGTCCTGGTCTGACCCGCGCCGCGGGGTGAGCACACTGTGGGACCAATGGCCCAGCGTGTCCATCATTGTCCCGGCCTGCAACGCGGAGGCCAGCATCGCCGCGTGTGTCCGGTCCATCCAGCTCACCCGCTATGAGCGCTGGGAACTTGTCCTCGTCGACGACGGCTCCACGGACACCACCGCGGAACTCATGGCGGCGCTGGCCGCAGCGGACCCGCGGATCAAAGTCGTCCGGCAGCCCCGCGCGGGGAGGGCCGCGGCGCTGAACCTCGGCAGCCACCATTCCGCCGGAGACGTCCTCATTTTCGTGGACCCGGAGGCCACTATCTCCCGGCGGACCGTAGACCGGCTCCTTCAGGGCTTCGATGACGAAAGCACGGGAGCCGTCGTCGGCGATAACCGGCCGCCGGGCGGCGCTCCGGGGCCGGTCTGGGCGCTGCCCGGGAGCGGCCATGCGGTCCGCAGTCTGGTCCGGCAGGCACTCAGTGCGGCCGGGCTGGTCCCCGCCAGCCGAATCGTGGCCATGCCCAGCCGGGTCCTCGCGGACGTGGGCCCGTTTCCGGAGGGCGCGCAGAACGAGGTCCTTGCCCTGGCCTGGCGGGTGCGCAAAGCCGGCCGCCGGGTCGGGTTCGTTCCCCAGGCCTGGTCCTAG
- a CDS encoding ATP-grasp domain-containing protein, which produces MKPRVLLTGAGGPAGRALAAQLKSRGIPVLGTDTRELPAGAGITVVPVPAATDPELVSALRRLVIREGINLVIPTVSAELPLLAAYRAAFGSGVRVIIGEPGPVSVAHDKLFTAWQLQSAGIPVPRFGVPNDFADADAAMAALGGPVVVRPRQSRGEHPAVVIDPSSEVDWHRLPEGQIVQEFIPGAGYGPMVFGSPAHNGCEPFAVVVEKTGLDRGAVGKAVATRRVEVDEATDVGTVAMAAVRSLGLTGPADVDVRRRADGTPVVLDVNARFGANSWRAPELLDAVLACCALPSFNPASFTGATGGCASVLV; this is translated from the coding sequence ATGAAGCCCCGGGTCCTGCTCACCGGCGCCGGCGGCCCGGCGGGCCGGGCCCTGGCCGCCCAGCTAAAATCCCGCGGCATCCCCGTCCTCGGCACTGACACCCGCGAGCTTCCCGCCGGTGCCGGCATCACCGTGGTGCCGGTGCCGGCGGCCACCGACCCGGAGTTGGTCTCGGCACTCCGCCGCCTCGTCATCCGCGAGGGCATCAACCTGGTCATCCCGACGGTGAGCGCGGAACTTCCTCTTCTGGCGGCGTACCGGGCAGCGTTCGGCTCCGGTGTGCGCGTCATCATCGGCGAACCCGGGCCCGTGTCGGTCGCCCATGACAAGCTCTTCACCGCCTGGCAGCTGCAGTCCGCGGGCATCCCTGTTCCGCGCTTCGGCGTGCCCAATGACTTCGCCGACGCGGACGCCGCGATGGCGGCGCTGGGAGGCCCCGTTGTGGTCCGGCCCCGGCAATCCCGCGGGGAGCACCCCGCCGTGGTCATCGACCCAAGCTCAGAGGTCGACTGGCACAGGCTGCCGGAGGGCCAGATTGTCCAGGAGTTCATCCCCGGTGCGGGGTACGGACCCATGGTCTTCGGCAGTCCGGCGCACAACGGATGCGAGCCGTTCGCCGTCGTCGTGGAAAAGACCGGACTGGACCGCGGCGCCGTGGGCAAAGCAGTCGCGACGCGGCGGGTGGAAGTGGACGAGGCCACGGACGTGGGCACTGTGGCCATGGCCGCCGTGCGCTCGCTGGGACTGACAGGGCCGGCGGATGTCGATGTCCGCCGCCGCGCCGACGGGACCCCGGTGGTCCTTGACGTGAACGCCCGTTTCGGCGCGAACAGCTGGCGTGCCCCGGAACTGCTCGACGCCGTTCTGGCCTGCTGCGCGCTGCCGTCCTTCAACCCGGCGTCGTTTACGGGGGCCACGGGAGGGTGCGCCAGTGTCCTGGTCTGA
- a CDS encoding cysteine synthase family protein, translated as MTGKHTVAEKLPNDADAVLARVGNTPLVRLGTISRGLASAVYVKLESENPGGSIKDRTALSMVRAAERSGALQPGATIVESTSGNTGIGLALIGALTGHPVVVVTGDSISAEKLAALHRYGARVVITDWDAPSGSPENARAVAARITAETPGAWRPLQFDNPANPQAHYDTTAPEIWEQTGGTVTHFVAGVGTGGTISGTGRYLKEKSAGHVEVIGADPFGSVYSGGHAGQILVDGVGNTWPEADWPKAFNRSTVDRFLRIPNDEVYTTAHRLLNDEGLSLGPSSGLAVAAALRVALAAPHGSVVVAIAPDAGSNYLSKAFNPVWLAENHIRLASDVVEDLVEPSTGRRT; from the coding sequence ATGACGGGGAAGCACACGGTCGCGGAGAAGCTGCCCAATGACGCGGATGCCGTCCTGGCCCGGGTGGGCAACACCCCGCTGGTGCGGCTGGGAACGATCAGCAGGGGCCTGGCCAGCGCGGTCTACGTCAAACTCGAATCGGAAAACCCGGGCGGGTCAATCAAGGACAGGACAGCCCTGAGCATGGTCCGGGCCGCCGAGCGCAGCGGGGCGCTGCAGCCCGGCGCCACGATCGTGGAGAGCACCTCGGGGAACACCGGAATCGGACTTGCCCTGATCGGGGCACTGACCGGCCATCCGGTGGTTGTGGTCACGGGTGACTCGATTTCGGCCGAGAAGCTGGCCGCCCTGCACCGTTACGGCGCGCGGGTGGTGATCACGGACTGGGACGCACCGTCCGGATCGCCGGAGAACGCGCGGGCGGTGGCGGCACGGATCACGGCGGAGACGCCGGGGGCGTGGCGTCCGCTGCAGTTCGACAACCCTGCCAACCCGCAGGCGCACTATGACACCACGGCGCCGGAGATCTGGGAGCAGACCGGCGGCACGGTCACCCATTTTGTCGCGGGTGTGGGCACCGGAGGCACCATCAGCGGCACCGGCCGCTACCTCAAGGAAAAATCGGCAGGCCACGTCGAGGTGATCGGCGCCGATCCATTCGGCTCGGTCTACAGCGGCGGGCATGCGGGGCAGATCCTGGTGGATGGGGTGGGGAACACCTGGCCGGAGGCCGACTGGCCGAAAGCCTTCAACCGTTCCACGGTGGACCGCTTCCTGCGCATTCCGAACGACGAGGTCTACACAACGGCGCACCGGCTGCTGAACGATGAGGGACTGTCGCTGGGACCGTCCTCCGGACTCGCGGTGGCGGCCGCCCTTCGGGTGGCGCTCGCCGCGCCGCACGGCTCGGTGGTGGTGGCCATCGCCCCCGACGCCGGCAGCAACTACCTGAGCAAGGCCTTCAATCCGGTGTGGCTGGCCGAGAACCATATCCGGCTGGCGTCAGACGTCGTGGAGGACTTGGTGGAACCGAGTACCGGCCGCCGAACCTGA
- a CDS encoding aromatic amino acid ammonia-lyase yields MPARPAAPASFLIGTARLHARDVAAAAADPSVRVVLSEQALGVLGRSREVVQRAIESGHKVYGLNTLLGSGRDTAVAEESILAYQVQVVRYHDSGVGGLLDAAEARATVLARLIGFSRGGSGVRPETARFYARLLNRGVLPAIPRDGSVGSSDLTQLAAVAAVAIGEGQVLSPDGPPVPGAQALAAAGLEPLALGPGEALALVSANSYSIGVGALLLGRLLRLADLADTALALSLEATARYDGGGNLSPFSAAVQAAKAVDGQAVSAGNVRRLVRGGWLEQDGREASVQDALSFRAAPQTHGAFRWQLSALEEALEVELNGQGDNPLTDLASGRMVSGGNFQPMQLALAFEALRVGLAHLGISSERRIAKLYPPQRRIRQQHLAAARDGAALEREELPGLLWYSAAGLLAELKTLAAPATLGAPTLSADLEDHSTLAPLALQQLERSADAAEKLFTIEALTAAYLLSRAGDSAGDIAGAGDADTDQGAAGPGARPLGAGTGAIQARLAHVLAQGAAGGLTASALLDAARDDLHSALAERATGEGESHDGEAHGRGEAAQ; encoded by the coding sequence ATGCCCGCCCGGCCGGCCGCGCCAGCGTCGTTCCTCATCGGCACAGCCCGGCTGCATGCCCGGGACGTCGCCGCGGCGGCCGCCGACCCCTCCGTGCGGGTGGTCCTGAGCGAACAGGCCCTCGGAGTGCTGGGCCGCTCCCGGGAAGTCGTCCAGCGGGCCATCGAGTCCGGGCACAAGGTCTACGGCCTCAACACGCTGCTGGGGTCCGGCCGCGACACGGCAGTCGCGGAGGAATCCATCCTCGCCTACCAGGTCCAGGTGGTCCGCTATCACGACAGCGGCGTCGGCGGGTTGCTGGACGCCGCCGAAGCCCGCGCCACAGTCCTCGCCAGGCTGATCGGCTTCAGCCGCGGAGGCTCGGGAGTGCGCCCCGAGACGGCCCGTTTCTACGCCCGGCTGCTCAACCGCGGCGTGCTTCCCGCCATCCCGCGCGACGGCTCCGTGGGATCCTCGGACCTGACCCAGCTCGCCGCCGTCGCCGCCGTCGCCATCGGGGAGGGACAGGTCCTTTCTCCGGACGGGCCGCCCGTCCCCGGCGCGCAGGCGCTCGCCGCCGCCGGGCTTGAGCCCCTGGCCCTGGGGCCGGGGGAGGCCCTGGCCCTGGTCAGCGCGAACTCCTACTCGATCGGCGTGGGTGCGCTCCTGCTGGGGCGGCTCCTGCGCCTGGCCGACCTGGCCGACACCGCGCTGGCGCTGTCGCTGGAAGCGACAGCACGGTACGACGGCGGCGGTAACCTCAGCCCCTTCTCCGCGGCCGTGCAGGCGGCCAAGGCCGTCGACGGGCAGGCCGTCTCCGCCGGCAACGTCCGCCGGCTGGTCCGCGGGGGGTGGCTGGAGCAGGACGGCCGCGAGGCCTCGGTGCAGGACGCCCTGTCTTTCCGCGCTGCCCCGCAGACCCACGGCGCCTTTCGCTGGCAGCTCAGCGCCCTCGAGGAAGCACTCGAAGTGGAACTCAACGGACAGGGCGACAACCCCCTGACCGATCTGGCCTCGGGGCGGATGGTGTCCGGCGGGAACTTCCAGCCCATGCAGCTGGCCCTGGCCTTCGAAGCCCTCCGCGTGGGCCTGGCACACCTGGGGATCAGCAGCGAACGCCGGATCGCCAAACTCTATCCGCCGCAGCGCCGGATCCGGCAGCAGCACCTAGCCGCGGCGAGGGACGGCGCCGCGCTGGAACGCGAGGAACTCCCGGGCCTGCTCTGGTACTCGGCGGCCGGTCTGCTGGCCGAGCTGAAGACCCTTGCGGCACCGGCCACCCTGGGGGCTCCCACCCTTTCCGCCGACCTCGAGGACCACTCCACCCTGGCGCCGCTGGCCCTGCAGCAGCTCGAGCGCTCCGCTGACGCCGCCGAGAAGCTCTTCACCATCGAGGCGCTGACGGCGGCCTACCTGCTGTCCCGGGCCGGTGACAGTGCCGGTGACATTGCCGGTGCCGGAGACGCTGATACCGACCAGGGGGCGGCGGGGCCCGGAGCGCGGCCCCTCGGGGCTGGGACGGGTGCCATCCAGGCGCGCCTTGCACACGTCCTGGCCCAGGGCGCGGCCGGCGGCTTGACGGCGTCCGCACTGCTGGACGCGGCGCGCGATGATCTGCACTCCGCCCTCGCGGAACGTGCCACAGGGGAGGGGGAAAGCCATGACGGGGAAGCACACGGTCGCGGAGAAGCTGCCCAATGA